One region of Zootoca vivipara chromosome 7, rZooViv1.1, whole genome shotgun sequence genomic DNA includes:
- the GUCA1A gene encoding guanylyl cyclase-activating protein 1 produces the protein MGNMDGKSVEELSATECHQWYKKFMTECPSGQLTLHEFKQFFGLKNLTPASNEYIEQMFETFDFNKDGYIDFMEYVAALSLVLKGKVEQKLRWYFKLYDVDGNGCIDRDELLNIIKAIRTINPCHEVMTAEEFTNMVFDKIDINGDGELSLEEFMDGVQKDEVLLDILTRSLDLTHIVRMIQNDGKNPEEVAGAAE, from the exons ATGGGGAACATGGATGGAAAGTCTGTTGAGGAACTGAGCGCCACCGAGTGCCACCAGTGGTACAAGAAGTTCATGACAGAGTGTCCCTCCGGTCAGCTGACCTTGCATGAGTTCAAGCAGTTTTTTGGCTTGAAAAACCTGACTCCAGCATCAAATGAATACATCGAGCAGATGTTTGAAACATTCGACTTTAATAAG GATGGCTACATTGATTTTATGGAGTATGTGGCAGCTCTAAGCTTGGTCCTGAAGGGGAAAGTGGAACAGAAGCTGAGATGGTACTTCAAACTGTATGATGTGGATGGAAACGGCTGTATCGACAGGGATGAGTTGCTAAACATCATTAAG GCGATTCGCACCATCAACCCATGTCATGAAGTAATGACAGCTGAGGAATTCACAAACATGGTGTTTGATAAAATCGATATAAATGGAGATG GTGAGCTGTCTCTGGAGGAGTTCATGGATGGAGTACAGAAAGATGAGGTTCTACTTGACATCCTGACCCGTAGCCTGGACCTGACGCACATTGTTCGAATGATCCAGAATGATGGAAAGAATCCCGAGGAAGTGGCAGGAGCTGCTGAATag
- the CIMIP3 gene encoding putative uncharacterized protein CIMIP3 encodes MQRQKVPTKPPIKPKVCICACKMSQEKNAAKTAANKHQKPFPVALGYKMEQALVSQYVPVVLHPGGHKRESLRYAFYNPNYSNTYTPFYTLQKPTCGYRYNRDTDHTRKVMDVERVDFSKWKPIFGKKPGLSATGSKH; translated from the exons ATGCAAAGACAGAAAGTACCG ACAAAACCACCCATTAAACCCAAGGTATGTATCTGCGCCTGCAAGATGTCACAGGAGAAGAACGCAGCCAAAACTGCTGCAAACAAGCATCAGAAGCCGTTCCCAGTAGCTCTGGGCTACAAGATGGAGCAGGCTTTAGTTTCTCAGTATGTCCCTGTTGTCCTCCACCCTGGGGGACACAAGCGTGAATCTCTCAGATATGCTTTCTACAACCCTAACTACTCCAACACGTACACACCATTTTACACTTTGCAAAAACCCACCTGTGGTTATCGGTATAATCGAGATACAGATCACACGAGGAAGGTGATGGATGTTGAAAGAGTGGATTTCTCAAAGTGGAAACCCATTTTTGGGAAGAAGCCAGGCTTGTCTGCAACAGGCTCAAAACACTGA